From the genome of Desulfobacterales bacterium:
CGAAGTTGTTTAAAATTCCGCTTTTGCCGTCACGGCTGCGGCTCAGGGTCCGCTACACCGTTCGGTATAAGAAAACCCCTTTCCCGGTCCAACCTCAAACGTACGGGGTTTACCGAAACCTTACGTTTTCCGGTAAATATCTTGTCACCAAGGGGCTGGGTTTCGTTGTATAAAATCCGTCCGCGCGTCAGGAGCTGTATGCCGGATATCCGCAAGAAAACAGAGGCCGCCTTTGAGAGGTTCGGCCATTTTATTTATCGCCGCCGCTGGTGGGCGATCGTGCTGATTACCCTGCTGGCCGGGGCAATGATCTCGCAGATGCCCGGGATCACCATGGACCTGTCCGCCGAAGGGCTGCTCGACAAGCATGACCCGGCCCTGGTCACCTATGACGCCTTTCGCGACCAGTTCGGCCTCGATAAAATGGTGATCTTCGGCATGGAGCCCGGGCAGGTCTTCTCATTTCCATTTCTGCAAAAGCTCAAGAAATTTCATCACGAGCTGGAGGCGATCCCCAACGTGGAGGAGGTCACCAGCCTGATCAATGTTACCGCCATCCGGGGCGAGGACGATACCCTGGTGGTGGAAGAGCTGTTGGCGGAATGGCCCGAGGATGCGGCCGCGCTGGCCGCGCTCAAGGCGCGGGTCATGGCCGAGCCCCTGTACCGGGACACCCTGATCTCAGCGGACGGCCGGTTCACCGTGGTGCTGGTCAGGCCCGCGCTCCATGCCCGGGACCTTGGCGTGGACCCGTTAGCCGGTTTTGCCGAGGATCCGGATGAACCAGGCCCAATACCCCAGAAGTTGAACGAACAGGACAAGAAGGAACTGGTCGACCGGATTCTGGCCCTGGCCGGCCGGTATCGCGGCCCGGACTTTCCGCTCCATATCGGCGGCGTGGTAATGATGGAGGAGATCCTCAAACGGGTTACCAAGGCCAACATGGAGCGGTTCCTGGTCATTGCCTCGTTCCTGATTCTTCTTTTGCTGACCCTGTTGTTCCGCCGGGCCTCCGGGGTCTTTCTGCCGCTCCTGGTGGTCAACCTGAGCCTGGCCTCGGCCCTGGGGCTGATGGCCTTTTTCAAGGTGCCGATCACCCTCAACACCCAGATCCTGCCCTCGTTTCTGCTGGCCGTGGGGATCGGCGACTCGATCCATTTGCTGGCCATCTTTTACCGGGATTACAACCGCCATGGCAACAGGGAACAGGCGATCTCCTATGCCATGGGCCATGCCGGCCTGGCCCTGTTGATGACCAGCCTGACCACGGCCGGCGGCCTGCTCTCCTTTGTCTCGGCCGGGATCGCGCCCATTGCCAACCTGGGGATCTTTGCCGCCCTGGGGGTGATTCTGGCCCTGGTCTATACCCTGGTGCTGCTGCCCGCGCTCCTGGCCGTGCTGCCGATCAGGAGACAGGCGGATGTCGATCCCCGGAAACTGCCGGGACTGGACCGGTTTCTGCTCGGCTGCGGCGATCTGGCCAACTCCCATCCCTGGCCGGTAATCCTGGTCAGCGGTCTGCTGCTGGTGTTCTCCTTTGCCAGCGCCCTGCAGCTTAAATTTTCCCATAGCAGTATCACCTACCTGCCGGTCCACTCCGAGGTACGTCAGGCATGCCACCTGATCGACAAACGGATGGGCGGCTCGATCAACCTGGAGATTCTGGTGGATACCGGCCGGGAAGACGGCCTTCTTGAACCGGAAATCATGACCGACCTGGATCGGGCGGCCACATATGCCGAGGGCCTTGAAATGGCCGGC
Proteins encoded in this window:
- a CDS encoding efflux RND transporter permease subunit — protein: MPDIRKKTEAAFERFGHFIYRRRWWAIVLITLLAGAMISQMPGITMDLSAEGLLDKHDPALVTYDAFRDQFGLDKMVIFGMEPGQVFSFPFLQKLKKFHHELEAIPNVEEVTSLINVTAIRGEDDTLVVEELLAEWPEDAAALAALKARVMAEPLYRDTLISADGRFTVVLVRPALHARDLGVDPLAGFAEDPDEPGPIPQKLNEQDKKELVDRILALAGRYRGPDFPLHIGGVVMMEEILKRVTKANMERFLVIASFLILLLLTLLFRRASGVFLPLLVVNLSLASALGLMAFFKVPITLNTQILPSFLLAVGIGDSIHLLAIFYRDYNRHGNREQAISYAMGHAGLALLMTSLTTAGGLLSFVSAGIAPIANLGIFAALGVILALVYTLVLLPALLAVLPIRRQADVDPRKLPGLDRFLLGCGDLANSHPWPVILVSGLLLVFSFASALQLKFSHSSITYLPVHSEVRQACHLIDKRMGGSINLEILVDTGREDGLLEPEIMTDLDRAATYAEGLEMAGIKLGRALSVAGRVKDINQTLHGDRPEYYRIPGSRELIAQELLLFENGGTDDLEKQVDSRYRLARVSIRGPWVDAIGYVRVLKHLHEKFSSTFGQRATITVTGITNLMCRTFSAIIHSMATSYLIAGVVITLLMIVMLGSLPLGLMSMVPNLLPIVMALGGMYWLKIPLDVSSIMIGSIAIGLAVDDTVHFMHHFRRYHGRSNDVRQAIHDTLTTAGRAMLFTSMILCAGFFVLMLSDQRNLQDFGLVAGSTIIFALFADLLLTPALMTLIYRGKSK